CCCTAAtttatacgtttatttttcCAGCTTAGTTGATATCTATAATAATCTTATCggtttaagttataaaaaattcacagCCAAGTTCAATATATGCAGTAACACATTTCCCAACACTATTAGCGAAACTAAAGCACTAACGCTAACAAAAATAGTCCAGGTATGtagattgttaattttatttgctataaAGCTATCATTTGAATAACGAACTTTGGGATTTAGGTTTTGGTGAAGAGTCGAACAGAAATTAATTGCCAGCGACTAATAAACTGcttcattttaatgtataaaccAGAACACCATGATGACATCCATTCTAGTTCCAGCAGTGCTGAAAGTTTAGAAATATACCAGTATGTACTTTTGTAAAACTATTTGACTAAATAACCACACTGAAAGTTACAAGTTACATACAATTCAATTTCAGTACTTTAACAAAACACATTACACCACCTAACTCTTCTTCGTCGCGTCGTCTCAGTTTAGCTAAACGTCGTCAGGCTTTCATTGAAAACAAGAAAGCTAAAATGAAGCAAGCACAGAGCCTTGTAGAACCGAAGAACGGACACAAAAAAATTGCCGAAATATTGAACCCTCAGAATTCCGACGCGGACGTGCCTTATACATCTCTTTTGACAAATGAATGTGTGTTGGATaacgtttataataatgatggtaatttactaaaattaattactggaatatcaaattaaatagatgTCAGTGAtggttaaaatttatctttcagAAAATGTTAACAGTATTCTGCAAAgtgaagaaatttatattgaaatacttttGGACACCGTTGCAAATACGTCTCCATTATTATTGGGACCAAAAGGTGTCAAGAAACTTAGATCTggtatgcaataaaaaaaaacaaagttataagttttaaaaatacacctCTTAAAGGATTGTGTATGTTTTTAGATACgcctttaataattaattaatatatacatatttttattgtacaggTAGAGTACAAGTAAGTAAAAAGGCTGCTCAAAAAGTTAcgaattattatcaaaatctgTTATGGGGCGACGTTGGCAGTTGTCTTGAGCATATCGTGTTATGGTGGTCTTCCTTTCCTTTGGCTACAAGGTAGTGTTTTAGATAGCATTAATTGAGATGTTGTGAGcacaataaattatgttaatttttttcctagATCACCGAACACAAGCCAAAATCTTCGAATGTGGTTATTTGCTACCTTCAACGACACCAGTgagtaaaaattaacattttttattaattgcaagacaattaaactattttcttatttatgttCGTGTTATAGATACTccggaattaatattatcatctcTAAGAATATTAGCAGACGCGTTAGGATGTCACGTGACTTTGACTTCTTGGGATAAGCATTTTGGGTACAGTGTACTTTTTACaaatgtagtatttttttttaagtatcaaATTCATTTATCTTTCAATTTTTACACAGCGCTACGTTAACTACTAATCTTAATCCTACATCGCTACAAGACAAGCCAAATCTTTCAGTTTACGTTACTGaagtaagtaattaattttcattcaaaagtaaaaaaagaaCGAGTATATCACACGTTTTAAgtcgttattattttttagacgACCGTGTCAGGCGCTAATTTCGCTATAATGCTCCAAGAATTAGTGACTCTTAATAATCACTGCGAAGTCACGTGGGATTATATTTTGGGCGCGCCTCTAGAAGATTTACCAATTGTCGAACAAATACCAATTTTGCACAGGCTGGGTCAGTATAAAACAGATGTTGACATTTATTTGACTGTAGTTCCAGACCAGGAGTTTCCAAAGTTATTTTGGCGACCTCATATTTTCAGCTTCTCAAAAATCTCTAACTTATCCTACCTAAATGAAATTAGAAATCACCTCCCAGGTTTCTACATATTGCCCTCATTTTTTATTCGTCTCTTATCGCCCCCCCTTTAGGCCCGCAGTGTACATGAACGGGCCCTATCGCCCACTTTGGGAAAGGCTGTTCTAAATTCTAGAGTAACTATTGCAAACGAATCATTAATCAATATTACGCATcgcttttaaaacattattttgtccTATTTgagatatataagtttattagtTACATCTAGAAACTAAAATTACGATCGCAattcttatttgttatttttttaatgttaagtcACGCAGgttataatatgaatgtaaCAATTAGATCACTCAATTCACACTTATCGGCTGTGGTGTATGAGGGAGACCCGTCGGCTCTCCAATTCCTGGCTGATGAATGACTTCGTGCGAGTCGCCCACAACGACATGCGGACGTGTCTAGAACAACTGGTCAACTTGAGATTCGCAGATCACACGGAAACTATCGAGGCCGGTGTGTTATTAAGTAtaacgtttataataattaaatcatgtaatgtttaaaatttctctTCATTTATAGATACTTATCTGTTTTTCCTTTCATTGTCTTGTTATATGTAGTTAACTGTGTTTTAAAGATTCCTAATGTTGTGCCAGGTAAGATTGGAGTTCACGAGAACGTGTGCGCTAAAATGAGAGAAAAGCTCGTTTCGGAAGTGAAAGTTAATATACAGAAGTTAAAGGCAGGTTCATAGAGGATTAAAAggcattttgatttaaatttaagttaatttaatttaagcatatttttaGGAAGCCAATGACGAGGTAACTCTTGTATTGTCGTCTGTCTGCGCTACAATAAGTCTAGCCCACCTAACTATGATATTTCCGAGCAACGCCGAGTGGCGGAGGATAACTCAACCGGATACTGCTTATTCTATATACGTACACGAATTTTTAGGTatacgaattttatttaaatttacattcaaaaCGATTTTTTTGCACGAAAGGaagaaaagattattttttcttccttTCAAAAAACATGAAAGGAAGAAAAAAGTCAAAATGGACGTTTAAACTTAATTGATTATGAGAAATTTTCATATCTGACTTCAGCTAAGATAAGGAAATAACTTGCATGTTTTAACCTACTAACAAAAACgactaaaatgttataataattatggttTTAGATAAAATGTTGTTACCGGTTGTTAAGGCTACGCAGGATACGGCAATGCTTAATATGGTTCTACGATTAATGTGCGAGTCCTGGCTGCATCATATTTATGTAGCTAAAGTCAAATTTACGTGAGttactatgaaatattttcttcacacTTGTTATTAGATCTAgaactttcgcgagttttattcatttaaatgaaactaatatttttcggatttagtacgcgtgctttatttttggttaaaactacatagtctcgacgtttcggttactatgCAGCAAACGTGATCAAGGGCTGACGAGATGTCGTCCcgtaatatatgaaatattttcttcacacTTGATATTAGAGCtaagacatttaaatgaaactaatattttacgatACGAGATCACGTCTGTCTCATgtctgtgatcacggttgctgcatagtaaccgaaacgtcgggactatgtagttttaaaaataataacataacgCGTATTAatccaaaaattattattaagttaatggACACATTTtccaaaattgtaattattatttgtagaaaAGAAGCCGCATCCCAACTATTAGTTGACTTTAACGAGGTTCGCATCTGGCTGAATGACTGCACACATCTTTCACCAGCTGCTAAAAAACATATGTTGCAAAATGAGGTCTTAAGGTACTTGTTATTAAATTCCATAATATACTCGGGAGATCTCtttgaaaagaataaaataaaatatttataggtttattttaaatatgcgaAACATGTTACATAAAGCCCTGGAAGttgctttgaaaaaaaaatatgttcattacCTAATACTCTCTTTTCCCTTAAGTTATGGATAGGAAATACATAATAAGAAACATATCGAGATTGTGGAAGAAGTGTGAATGGTTGACTTGTGTGTTTTTATAGGCGATGTGAAGGTGTCGGAAGATTGTTGCTACATGCGCCTGGCGACTTGATATCCATGCAGGAATCCACAATGCAGTCTGCGAAGATTAAAAAAGACGGTATTCCGACCTAACTTATTATAACGCTCATTAGCATTACTTTTTGCGATATTTGAacctaaattaatacataattaaaactttcaaaaataaattttattattttaatggaaactttTAGTTGCGCTACTTAAAACTagattaaacttaatttttcttcCATAGAAACAGACACTCCTGAACAGCTCATGCCGGCTGAGATGTACGTCCCCAACCAGAAGCAATGGCTGACACTCCGCGCCGGGAAGATAAAAGGCCCCATAGCCTTCACGTTGTGTTGCCTGGTGTTgtgttgaatatattataattcacttaattttttattattaaaaaacctattcaattattatctacaaaaaaaaatataatgttaagtaCAACAGCAACCGctgaattttttattggtttaaaaaaattttatcctATAATTTAGCAATTTAATAAGAGCTCTTAAAGCCTTGGAAGTTAgaataatgtttgtaattacgacgtatagaataaatttgtaacaaacatatttattgttctGTGGGAAAAGTTGATTCTAGTTTTGACGCCGggttttgtcttttttttctatctggTATTGCCTTTAtttgtgtttgaaataaaaaaaattaccgtaCACGTGGACATACAATTTTtgaaacatgtatatattaagcTTAGTAGGGtgcaattcaaataaatacagtcCAATGAAGAACTCAGCTGTGGTAACCTCGTTTTTGGACTAAACCGTCGCAATACTATTGAGAACAGGAATCCTGTTCTTTATCAATAGTTAATCGCTGACAACACAATAAGgggaaattataaaaaaaatactaagaaGATAGTCAAGGAGGAAATAAGACGTCACTATTTGGACACCAAGTTTATTCTACTGGTAGGTATTAAtgaaatgcattttatttcaagagaTCCGTTACCTAGAACCATTCATACTTGACACATCGAAAgctttacatatttaatatgttcgAACAGCGATAGGAAAGAATTTACACaaagcacaaaaaaaaacacatataggaaataatcttaaaataggTTTCCGCTTATACTAATCGTCGTCGGAGTCCGATCTCTTGCACTTCTCCTTGAGCTTGTCGTATTCGTTTCGCCTGATCAGGTCCGCCTTCATCTTCTCCATGTCGCTCAGGAGACTGCTGACCTGAACGTTCTCTAGATTATCATTCGTCACTTCCGAGTCGCTGTCTAAACCGGAATCGTCATTTGAGTTTCTATCCTCCGGTATTTCCGTATCCGAGGCTTCATGGACGCTCTCGTCCGACTGCTCCTCCTCCAGCCCGCCGGGCTGGTACGCCTTGGGGACGACCTCCTCCATACGTTTCCTCTTAAGAACAGCCTCTATCTGCGTCTGATTCGCGCGGTCGTTGAATTTGTTCTTCTTTTTCCTCATGCTCTTCGCTATCACACGTTTTTGGTGGTCCAGTTGAGGGAATAattctgaaaataatattataaaatctattagatgtgtattttaattattaaaattatcaatacacCAATTGCGAGTTGAAATCCTCGTCGGGTCCATACATTAATTCCAAGTATGAGCTCAATATTACTACAGTCACGGACACGGACagcagaaaaataaataatttaattgaaactaacCCTGTGCTGAGTTCAGAGCTTCTTCAGCGGCATTCATTTCCGCCTCCTGTATAGAGTGTCCGCGGGCCGCGGCGAGGCGAGATCCGCGGAAATACACGCCCACGGTGTACACGCGAGTGTTCGTTGGGCCCAAACACTCTATCACCCTGTGATACACGTCATGTAATGTAACACTAGAcagttatataatgaaaactattttttatgataaataggataaaaatatcaatagtgCAAGAAAGCatcggaaattattaattattatcaatgtttttattatggcAACACCATATGAATTTGGCGAGTTCGAaacatatgtaattatttacgttGCTTGTAGTTTCttcatgtattatataaacctTGAACTAATTAgttgattatttaattcgtGATAACATAGAAGAAGGTTTTTCTATAACTGTACGATGGTAGAGAATACCTCGTATTACTTACTTAGTTACTtcgagtaaattttaaatatagaacagagcaccaatttttttttgttacggaattattattaatattaactaataataacacacacaattatttttaagttttcactTTCGAAAATAGTCTTTATAGTTTCCAAATTATCGTAGGttatatataacgtataaCCATACTTATAGACAGGTATGTCAGGCTCCCCTCCCTCCACGGAGCGGAGTGTGAGACAGCACTGCTGCAGCTTGGACTTGGGGTCGTTCCAGTCCTGGTTCATGATGAACTCCTGGAGTCTCGGGAACAGGCACGCGTTACAGAACACCTGGCAGTACTCCAGGTTCTGGAACATTTCATACATTACTTCTGTATAATATACAGacacgaaacctctcagcattccatggattcaccgtgcgggcgccgggtccatcgcgttgccgggagaggagcttcaacagtgcctgggactcgcgacccaggtgtaggtttaaggggcccctaactaacgcgcgttaaacgctcacctccaccgtccgagctcctctctctacgtAACCAAAATCTTTACAGAATTTAGTTTACAGCATTCTAGattctatgtatattttgttagactctgttaaatttaaaatgtttatagcttaaaaacaatttgtatgaTCTAGTAACAAACACatgttctttattaataatatataatttacgtatAGCAACACCAACATTTCAAATttctctaataaataatttctgtaaTACCTATTTAACGAATACTTTGCAACCTGTTTAggaagacaaatatttttgatatgcataaaaatatattaacgaaattgtattaatttattaattattgtttaaaataggCTCTATGGTTATGAGCTATATCACCTTATCAATGTACAAGGCCCCGAGGAACGCTTCCAGCAGGTCCGCCTTATGTTTCTTGGTGGTGGGTTTGGCCTTGGGGTTGTTGTAGATCGCGTATTCAGACATATTAAGGTCGTCACACACCATGGACTGAGTGCGGTTGTTGACGAGAGACGATCGGAGGAGCTGGGGAAGGCGTTACATAGCTGTTAATTAACGAACAGATAACCTCATTCATAAGTCATACATAAGACTATTGTCTTGAGATTTGACCCGgttatttaaacattgtttttaactCAACCGCGATCATCAGCGGACGGGGTggaattatagaaatttaaattaaaaatccgaAACCATAgacaatttaaatgtgtattaataatgttaggCATCCGGTATTTCTCGCATCCGTTCCGTACACTATCATACTTtcacatataatttgaatacttaaatttcttgctttatttttgtttatatgacTTACTTTACTGGGATACCATTGTCATCCCATATACCGTCGAGCCGAACAGTTAATCACTGTCTactcattaaatttaacttaataatgatacaaaataaaagtagggtagtttgaatatatgtatagtatgtTCCCTCACCGACAGATGTCCCTCGTGATGATCAGGGAAGTACTTGTAGAGTCTCTCCGACACCACCAGCTGCAGCACGGTGTCTCCGAGGAACTCCAGCCTCTGGTTGGAGCCTAGCGTCAGGTGAGTGAAGCCCACGGACCGGTCCGTGAACGCGCGCGCCAAGAGACGGATGTGTTTGAATTGTACGCCTGCAAATAACTAACTTAATCAACTTGGAAAAGAGAGCTCATGAGTTTGGAGaatagaatacatttttttaaaaagcttttaataagttattagattgatattaaattaaatgagtgAATGAGTgttgtaaagaattttttatatatgtatgtattta
The window above is part of the Danaus plexippus chromosome 7, MEX_DaPlex, whole genome shotgun sequence genome. Proteins encoded here:
- the LOC116770885 gene encoding uncharacterized protein LOC116770885; amino-acid sequence: MTSSKISNKKWISEETADEEELFRHSKEMEIVCYAMTKVILEADNKWKGYIGNNDHSLTNRRYIMELVSIQVLDQIIEYLNKLVKSFYKLNPKLARLKKDNTFMISKHDNTFDMLCSRRFILLQSIHSLIMTILSTCLHREDTRKMIESCLSLVDIYNNLIGLSYKKFTAKFNICSNTFPNTISETKALTLTKIVQVLVKSRTEINCQRLINCFILMYKPEHHDDIHSSSSSAESLEIYHTLTKHITPPNSSSSRRLSLAKRRQAFIENKKAKMKQAQSLVEPKNGHKKIAEILNPQNSDADVPYTSLLTNECVLDNVYNNDENVNSILQSEEIYIEILLDTVANTSPLLLGPKGVKKLRSGRVQVSKKAAQKVTNYYQNLLWGDVGSCLEHIVLWWSSFPLATRSPNTSQNLRMWLFATFNDTNTPELILSSLRILADALGCHVTLTSWDKHFGATLTTNLNPTSLQDKPNLSVYVTETTVSGANFAIMLQELVTLNNHCEVTWDYILGAPLEDLPIVEQIPILHRLDHSIHTYRLWCMRETRRLSNSWLMNDFVRVAHNDMRTCLEQLVNLRFADHTETIEAGKIGVHENVCAKMREKLVSEVKVNIQKLKAANDEVTLVLSSVCATISLAHLTMIFPSNAEWRRITQPDTAYSIYVHEFLDKMLLPVVKATQDTAMLNMVLRLMCESWLHHIYVAKVKFTKEAASQLLVDFNEVRIWLNDCTHLSPAAKKHMLQNEVLRRCEGVGRLLLHAPGDLISMQESTMQSAKIKKDETDTPEQLMPAEMYVPNQKQWLTLRAGKIKGPIAFTLCCLVLC